From the genome of Phycodurus eques isolate BA_2022a chromosome 22, UOR_Pequ_1.1, whole genome shotgun sequence, one region includes:
- the LOC133397378 gene encoding protein BTG3-like isoform X3, whose product MLRFLNLALPWRGKKRRHYGHLFSTTVTLGTFRNMEQEITDAVFPIMTTLVSKDVAFQKTELFIKRLSLALQKKFEGHWYPENPSKGEAYRCIRVNRHNRNDPELLRACHESGLRFCDLRLPLDFTLWINPDVRVAHQYYNPIHCQPMVSCFLTFITCYFLRIGEENPPFSVATVAAMYEEYLGAHPPNTSDDEMSDCDSFSSSDGEDALSCFSMSNCTQNNPTRKYVNIMSLWSSF is encoded by the exons ATGCTGCGTTTTCTTAATTTGGCACTCCCTtggcgggggaaaaaaagaagacactaTGGACACCTTTTTTCCACAACGGTCACGTTGGGAACATTTCGAAATATGGAACAAGAAATAACCGATGCTGTGTTTCCAATAATGACCACACTTGTTTCCAAAGACGTGGCATTCCAAAAAACAGAACTCTTTATCAAGAGGCTAAGTCTTGCATTGCAGAAGAAATTTGAGGGTCACTGGTACCCCGAAAATCCCAGCAAGGGGGAAGCGTACAG GTGTATACGAGTGAACCGGCACAACAGGAATGACCCAGAACTCCTCCGGGCCTGCCACGAGAGCGGGCTGCGGTTCTGTGACCTGCGGCTGCCCCTTGACTTCACGCTGTGGATAAACCCCG ATGTCCGAGTTGCTCATCAGTACTACAATCCCATACATTGCCAGCCTATGGTCAGCTGTTTCCTCACCTTTATAACGTGTTATTTCTTGAGGATTGGTGAGGAAAATCCTCCGTTCTCAGTGGCTACCGTGGCTGCCATGTATGAGGAATACTTAGGCGCACACCCGCCCAACACTTCGGACGACGAGATGTCCGACTGCGACTCGTTTTCCTCCTCAGATGGCGAGGACGCACTCTCTTGTTTTTCCATGAGCAACTGCACACAG AACAATCCCACCCGAAAGTATGTAAACATCATGTCACTTTGGAGTTCTTTCTGA
- the LOC133397378 gene encoding protein BTG3-like isoform X2, producing MLRFLNLALPWRGKKRRHYGHLFSTTVTLGTFRNMEQEITDAVFPIMTTLVSKDVAFQKTELFIKRLSLALQKKFEGHWYPENPSKGEAYRCIRVNRHNRNDPELLRACHESGLRFCDLRLPLDFTLWINPGEAFCRIGEENPPFSVATVAAMYEEYLGAHPPNTSDDEMSDCDSFSSSDGEDALSCFSMSNCTQLNPLAPAWYPSGFPKPTRSRLVCRGTRERFLPLNICRHYQCATAVRQIKMK from the exons ATGCTGCGTTTTCTTAATTTGGCACTCCCTtggcgggggaaaaaaagaagacactaTGGACACCTTTTTTCCACAACGGTCACGTTGGGAACATTTCGAAATATGGAACAAGAAATAACCGATGCTGTGTTTCCAATAATGACCACACTTGTTTCCAAAGACGTGGCATTCCAAAAAACAGAACTCTTTATCAAGAGGCTAAGTCTTGCATTGCAGAAGAAATTTGAGGGTCACTGGTACCCCGAAAATCCCAGCAAGGGGGAAGCGTACAG GTGTATACGAGTGAACCGGCACAACAGGAATGACCCAGAACTCCTCCGGGCCTGCCACGAGAGCGGGCTGCGGTTCTGTGACCTGCGGCTGCCCCTTGACTTCACGCTGTGGATAAACCCCGGTGAGGCTTTTTGCAG GATTGGTGAGGAAAATCCTCCGTTCTCAGTGGCTACCGTGGCTGCCATGTATGAGGAATACTTAGGCGCACACCCGCCCAACACTTCGGACGACGAGATGTCCGACTGCGACTCGTTTTCCTCCTCAGATGGCGAGGACGCACTCTCTTGTTTTTCCATGAGCAACTGCACACAG ttgaatcCACTCGCTCCCGCCTGGTATCCCTCCGGCTTTCCCAAACCCACTCGCTCCCGCTTGGTCTGTCGAGGTACCAGGGAAAGGTTCCTTCCGTTGAACATTTGCAGGCATTATCAGTGTGCTACTGCAGtaaggcaaataaaaatgaaataa
- the LOC133397378 gene encoding protein BTG3-like isoform X1, with translation MLRFLNLALPWRGKKRRHYGHLFSTTVTLGTFRNMEQEITDAVFPIMTTLVSKDVAFQKTELFIKRLSLALQKKFEGHWYPENPSKGEAYRCIRVNRHNRNDPELLRACHESGLRFCDLRLPLDFTLWINPDVRVAHQYYNPIHCQPMVSCFLTFITCYFLRIGEENPPFSVATVAAMYEEYLGAHPPNTSDDEMSDCDSFSSSDGEDALSCFSMSNCTQLNPLAPAWYPSGFPKPTRSRLVCRGTRERFLPLNICRHYQCATAVRQIKMK, from the exons ATGCTGCGTTTTCTTAATTTGGCACTCCCTtggcgggggaaaaaaagaagacactaTGGACACCTTTTTTCCACAACGGTCACGTTGGGAACATTTCGAAATATGGAACAAGAAATAACCGATGCTGTGTTTCCAATAATGACCACACTTGTTTCCAAAGACGTGGCATTCCAAAAAACAGAACTCTTTATCAAGAGGCTAAGTCTTGCATTGCAGAAGAAATTTGAGGGTCACTGGTACCCCGAAAATCCCAGCAAGGGGGAAGCGTACAG GTGTATACGAGTGAACCGGCACAACAGGAATGACCCAGAACTCCTCCGGGCCTGCCACGAGAGCGGGCTGCGGTTCTGTGACCTGCGGCTGCCCCTTGACTTCACGCTGTGGATAAACCCCG ATGTCCGAGTTGCTCATCAGTACTACAATCCCATACATTGCCAGCCTATGGTCAGCTGTTTCCTCACCTTTATAACGTGTTATTTCTTGAGGATTGGTGAGGAAAATCCTCCGTTCTCAGTGGCTACCGTGGCTGCCATGTATGAGGAATACTTAGGCGCACACCCGCCCAACACTTCGGACGACGAGATGTCCGACTGCGACTCGTTTTCCTCCTCAGATGGCGAGGACGCACTCTCTTGTTTTTCCATGAGCAACTGCACACAG ttgaatcCACTCGCTCCCGCCTGGTATCCCTCCGGCTTTCCCAAACCCACTCGCTCCCGCTTGGTCTGTCGAGGTACCAGGGAAAGGTTCCTTCCGTTGAACATTTGCAGGCATTATCAGTGTGCTACTGCAGtaaggcaaataaaaatgaaataa